The following coding sequences lie in one Girardinichthys multiradiatus isolate DD_20200921_A chromosome 13, DD_fGirMul_XY1, whole genome shotgun sequence genomic window:
- the edn2 gene encoding endothelin-2 yields MNTKHLLLLSSLETQDPSVDLSSSKLHLTTQRTMMDSLMCKMLCLCIICMSLQDGYGLPLSDQQVPVQALHPHRTRTKRCSCNNWEDKECIYFCHLDIIWVNTPSKLLPYGLGSSASRSRRSTNRCECHDPADKNCRGFCRKSSEDSRTNVLDSLQNVTGTSIHELLSSLRSVVQSNMAIAKGIQSSNMNSSGAKKVKRRR; encoded by the exons ATGAACACAAAGCACCTGTTGCTGCTCTCCAGCCTTGAGACACAAGACCCATCTGTCGACCTTAGCTCATCAAAACTTCATCTAACAACACAAAGAACAATGATGGATTCTTTGATGTGCAAAATGCTCTGTTTATGCATTATCTGCATGTCTCTACAAGATG GCTATGGATTGCCTTTATCAGACCAGCAAGTGCCAGTCCAAGCGCTGCATCCACACCGCACCAGGACCAAGCGCTGTTCCTGTAACAACTGGGAAGATAAAGAGTGCATCTACTTCTGTCACCTGGACATTATCTGGGTCAACACACCAAG CAAGCTCCTACCTTATGGTCTGGGAAGTTCCGCATCTCGCAGTCGTCGGTCAACCAACCGATGCGAATGCCACGATCCTGCTGATAAAAACTGCCGTGGCTTTTGCCGTAAAAG CTCAGAAGACAGCAGAACTAATGTCTTGGACTCATTGCAAAACGTTACTGGCACAAGCATTCATGAATTGCTGTCATCTTTAAG ATCTGTGGTCCAGTCCAACATGGCAATCGCAAAAGGCATTCAGTCATCAAACATGAACTCTTCTGGAGccaaaaaagttaaaagaagaAGATAG